A stretch of Helicobacter pylori oki112 DNA encodes these proteins:
- a CDS encoding tetratricopeptide repeat protein, with the protein MFKDFYRTTLSFLKPLLLLLVLLLPFSLCIADEYISISDDWDERARNQWDEIARNHKTYYFENGLDHFNQGQYKQAFKDFKLAQEYSIGLGSVYLAKMYLEGKGVKVDYKKAQLYAQNAIKGYGSGLLGGALILGRMQAEGLGMKKDLKQALKTYRYVVRMFSNKSTNYFANNFRLPNLAFTSMLIGSRFIDLSGLSANPIKFGKKFGILVKKSTQIKDKTLLWEDIAEISSNITLLKQQMGEILYRIGIAYKEGLGTRKQKSRAKKFLQKSAEFGYEKAMEAL; encoded by the coding sequence ATTTTTAAAGATTTTTATCGCACCACCCTCTCTTTTTTAAAGCCTTTATTGCTTTTACTAGTTTTATTGTTGCCGTTTTCACTTTGTATAGCTGATGAATATATTAGCATAAGTGATGATTGGGATGAAAGGGCGCGAAATCAATGGGATGAAATTGCGCGAAATCATAAGACATATTATTTTGAAAATGGTTTAGACCATTTTAATCAAGGCCAATACAAGCAAGCCTTTAAAGATTTTAAATTGGCGCAAGAATACAGCATTGGGCTTGGCAGCGTTTATTTAGCCAAAATGTATTTGGAGGGAAAGGGCGTGAAAGTGGATTACAAAAAAGCGCAACTCTATGCACAAAACGCTATCAAAGGGTATGGGAGCGGATTGTTAGGGGGCGCTCTTATTTTAGGACGCATGCAAGCAGAAGGCTTAGGGATGAAAAAGGATTTGAAACAAGCGCTCAAGACTTACAGGTATGTGGTTCGCATGTTTTCTAATAAAAGCACAAATTATTTTGCTAACAATTTTAGATTACCAAACCTTGCGTTCACTAGTATGCTTATTGGATCGCGATTCATTGATCTTTCAGGTTTGAGCGCGAATCCTATAAAATTTGGAAAGAAATTTGGAATACTTGTTAAGAAATCCACTCAAATCAAAGATAAGACACTTCTTTGGGAAGATATTGCTGAAATTTCAAGCAATATTACTTTACTCAAACAACAAATGGGGGAAATCCTTTACAGAATTGGGATCGCTTATAAAGAAGGGCTTGGCACCAGAAAACAAAAAAGTAGGGCTAAAAAATTCTTGCAAAAATCCGCAGAATTTGGCTATGAAAAAGCCATGGAAGCTCTGTAA
- the era gene encoding GTPase Era: MKTKAGFVALIGKPNAGKSTLLNTLLNAHLALVSHKANATRKLMKCIVPFKDKEGYESQIIFLDTPGLHHQEKLLNQCMLSQALKAMGDAELCVFLASVHDDLKGYEEFLSLCQKPHILAVSKIDTATHKQVLQKLQEYQQYDSQFVDLVPLSTKKSQNLNALLECISKHLSPSAWLFEKDLMSDEKMRDIYKEIIRESLFDFLSDEIPYESDVMIDKFIEEERIDKVYAHIIVEKESQKKIVIGKNGVNIKRIGTSARLKMQEVGEKKVFLNLQVIAQKSWSKEEKNLQKLGYTHQRNRD, from the coding sequence ATGAAAACTAAGGCGGGCTTTGTAGCTCTTATAGGCAAACCAAACGCTGGAAAAAGCACTCTTTTAAACACTTTATTAAACGCTCATTTAGCCCTCGTTTCACATAAGGCTAATGCGACAAGAAAATTAATGAAATGCATCGTGCCTTTCAAAGATAAAGAAGGCTATGAGAGCCAGATCATTTTTTTAGACACGCCAGGGCTTCATCATCAAGAAAAATTACTCAACCAATGCATGCTCTCACAGGCTTTAAAAGCGATGGGCGATGCTGAGTTGTGCGTTTTTTTAGCTTCTGTGCATGACGATTTAAAAGGCTATGAAGAGTTTTTGAGTTTGTGTCAAAAACCCCATATCTTGGCTGTGAGTAAGATTGATACCGCTACGCATAAGCAGGTTTTGCAAAAATTACAAGAGTATCAACAATACGATTCGCAATTTGTAGATCTAGTGCCTTTGAGCACGAAAAAATCTCAAAATTTAAACGCGCTTTTAGAATGCATCAGCAAGCATTTAAGCCCTAGCGCATGGCTTTTTGAAAAGGATTTGATGAGCGATGAAAAAATGCGCGATATTTATAAGGAAATCATTAGGGAGAGTTTGTTTGATTTTTTGAGCGATGAAATCCCTTATGAAAGCGATGTGATGATTGATAAATTTATAGAAGAAGAACGCATAGACAAGGTGTATGCGCATATTATCGTAGAAAAAGAAAGCCAAAAAAAAATCGTGATAGGCAAAAACGGGGTGAATATCAAACGCATCGGGACTAGTGCTAGATTGAAAATGCAAGAAGTGGGCGAAAAAAAGGTTTTTTTAAACTTGCAAGTGATCGCTCAAAAATCATGGAGCAAGGAAGAAAAGAACTTGCAAAAACTGGGTTATACCCATCAAAGGAATAGGGATTGA
- the hslU gene encoding HslU--HslV peptidase ATPase subunit — protein MSKLNMTPREIVAYLDEYIIGQKEAKKSIAIAFRNRYRRLQLEKSLQEEITPKNILMIGSTGVGKTEIARRIAKIMELPFVKVEASKYTEVGFVGRDVESMVRDLVNNSVLLVENEHKEKLKDKIEEAVIEKIAKKLLPPLPSGVSEEKKQEYANSLLKMQQRIAQGELDSKEIEIEVRKKSIEIDSNVPPEILRVQENLIKVFHKEQDKVKKTLSVKEAKEVLKAEISDTLLDSEAIKMEGLKRAESSGVIFIDEIDKIAVSSKEGSRQDPSKEGVQRDLLPIVEGSVVNTKYGSIKTEHILFIAAGAFHLSKPSDLIPELQGRFPLRVELENLTEEIMYMILTQTKNSIIKQYQALLKVEGVGIAFEDDAIKELARLSYNANQKSEDIGARRLHTTIEKVLEDISFEAEDYSGQKVTITKELVQSKLEDLVADENLVKYIL, from the coding sequence ATGTCTAAATTGAATATGACCCCACGAGAAATTGTCGCTTATTTGGATGAATACATCATTGGGCAAAAGGAAGCTAAAAAGTCTATCGCTATCGCTTTTAGGAATCGTTACAGGCGTTTGCAACTGGAAAAATCCTTACAAGAAGAAATCACGCCTAAAAACATTTTAATGATTGGCTCTACTGGCGTGGGTAAAACGGAAATCGCAAGACGAATAGCAAAAATCATGGAACTCCCCTTTGTGAAAGTGGAAGCGAGCAAATACACAGAAGTGGGTTTTGTGGGGCGCGATGTGGAGTCTATGGTAAGGGATTTAGTCAATAACAGCGTGCTTTTAGTGGAAAATGAGCATAAAGAAAAATTAAAAGACAAGATTGAAGAAGCGGTTATAGAAAAAATCGCTAAAAAACTCCTACCCCCCTTGCCTAGTGGCGTGAGCGAAGAAAAAAAACAAGAATACGCTAACAGCCTTTTAAAAATGCAACAAAGAATCGCGCAAGGCGAGTTGGATAGTAAAGAAATTGAAATTGAAGTGCGTAAAAAAAGCATAGAGATTGATTCTAATGTGCCGCCTGAAATTTTAAGGGTTCAAGAAAACTTGATTAAGGTTTTCCATAAAGAACAGGATAAAGTCAAAAAAACTTTAAGCGTTAAAGAGGCTAAAGAAGTCCTAAAAGCGGAAATTAGCGACACGCTTTTAGACAGCGAAGCCATTAAAATGGAGGGTTTGAAGCGTGCGGAAAGTTCAGGGGTGATTTTTATTGATGAAATTGATAAGATCGCTGTAAGCTCTAAAGAAGGAAGCCGTCAAGATCCCAGTAAAGAGGGGGTTCAAAGGGATTTGTTGCCGATTGTAGAGGGGAGTGTGGTGAATACGAAGTATGGCTCTATTAAAACAGAGCATATTTTATTCATTGCAGCCGGGGCTTTTCATCTTTCTAAACCAAGCGATTTAATCCCTGAATTGCAGGGGCGTTTCCCCTTAAGGGTGGAGTTAGAGAATTTAACCGAAGAAATCATGTATATGATTTTAACCCAAACTAAAAACTCTATCATCAAGCAATACCAAGCCCTTTTAAAAGTGGAAGGCGTAGGAATTGCGTTTGAAGACGATGCGATCAAAGAGTTAGCCAGACTTTCTTATAACGCCAATCAAAAAAGCGAAGATATAGGTGCTAGAAGGTTGCACACCACCATTGAAAAAGTGTTAGAAGACATTAGCTTTGAAGCGGAGGACTATTCTGGGCAAAAGGTTACTATCACTAAAGAGTTGGTCCAATCCAAGCTAGAGGATTTAGTGGCTGATGAAAATTTAGTGAAGTATATTTTATAA
- the glcD gene encoding glycolate oxidase subunit GlcD — protein sequence MLEKQHIQYFKNLVGGEDFFTDLAHLNAYCYDATKERHLPSGVIFPKNEQEISQILKYCNEHRIIVVPRGAGSGFTGGALSVSGGLVLSVEKHLDKILEIDTKNLIARVEPGVINKYFQNEVEKLNLFYPPDPASESQSTLGGNVAENAGGMRAAKYGITKDYVMALRVVLANGEIIRAGKKTIKDVAGFNVAGLMIASEGCLGVISEITLKLLAKPPLKQSAMGVFNYIEDAMNAVYKTMSSGVTPVAMEFLDNLSIKAVEERFSKGLPKDAGAILITQVDGVVKEQIAWQLNEIEKHFKANGCVDFKIAQNEQEEQDLWFSRRNASQSISVYGKKKLNEDVTVPRASLPSLLQEVAKISQKYGFKIPCFGHTGDGNVHVNIMLEDPKRDLEKGHQAMEEIFQAAISLEGTLSGEHGIGLSKAKFMPLAFNHSEMELFRNIKKALDPNNILNPFKMGL from the coding sequence ATGTTAGAGAAGCAACACATCCAATATTTTAAAAACCTAGTGGGGGGAGAGGATTTTTTCACTGATTTAGCGCATTTGAACGCTTATTGTTATGACGCTACCAAAGAAAGGCATTTGCCTAGCGGTGTGATTTTCCCTAAAAACGAGCAAGAAATCAGCCAGATCTTAAAATATTGCAACGAGCATCGCATCATCGTTGTGCCTAGGGGGGCTGGGAGCGGTTTTACCGGGGGAGCGTTGAGCGTGAGCGGAGGGCTAGTTTTAAGCGTTGAAAAGCATTTGGATAAGATTTTAGAGATTGACACTAAAAATTTAATCGCTAGAGTTGAGCCGGGCGTGATTAACAAGTATTTCCAAAACGAAGTGGAAAAATTGAATCTCTTCTACCCCCCAGATCCAGCGAGCGAGAGTCAAAGCACTTTGGGGGGGAATGTCGCTGAAAATGCCGGTGGCATGCGCGCGGCTAAATACGGCATCACTAAAGATTATGTCATGGCTTTAAGAGTGGTTTTAGCGAATGGTGAAATCATAAGGGCAGGCAAAAAAACGATCAAAGATGTCGCCGGTTTTAATGTTGCAGGGCTGATGATCGCTAGTGAGGGGTGTTTGGGCGTGATTTCTGAAATCACTTTAAAGCTTTTAGCCAAACCGCCTCTAAAACAAAGCGCGATGGGGGTTTTTAACTATATTGAAGACGCCATGAACGCTGTTTATAAGACAATGAGTAGCGGCGTTACGCCTGTAGCGATGGAATTTTTGGATAATTTGAGTATCAAAGCGGTGGAAGAACGATTTTCTAAAGGCTTACCCAAAGACGCTGGAGCGATACTCATCACTCAAGTGGATGGCGTGGTTAAAGAGCAGATTGCATGGCAACTCAATGAGATAGAAAAGCATTTCAAAGCCAATGGGTGCGTGGATTTTAAGATCGCTCAAAACGAACAAGAAGAGCAGGATCTGTGGTTTTCAAGGCGTAACGCTTCTCAAAGTATTAGCGTTTATGGTAAAAAGAAATTGAATGAAGATGTAACCGTTCCTAGGGCGAGTTTGCCGAGTTTGTTGCAAGAAGTCGCTAAAATAAGCCAGAAATACGGCTTTAAAATCCCTTGCTTTGGGCATACGGGCGATGGCAATGTGCATGTGAATATCATGCTAGAAGATCCTAAAAGGGATTTAGAAAAAGGGCATCAGGCTATGGAAGAGATTTTTCAGGCCGCTATTAGTTTGGAGGGGACTTTAAGCGGGGAGCATGGCATAGGCTTGTCTAAAGCCAAATTCATGCCTTTAGCGTTCAATCATAGTGAAATGGAGCTTTTTAGGAATATTAAAAAAGCCCTCGATCCTAATAATATTTTAAACCCTTTTAAAATGGGGTTGTAA
- the cag4 gene encoding VirB1 family T4SS lytic transglycosylase Cag4: MFEKWIGLFLLLNSLAYPCQKVTISFKQYENLIHIHQKGCDNEVVCRTLISIALLESSLGLNNKREISLKDTSYSMFHITLNTAKKFYPTYSKTLLKFKLLNDVDFAISLAKRILKENFDYYKQKHPNKSVYQIVEMAVGAYNGGMKHNPNGAYVKKFRCIYSQVRYNG, translated from the coding sequence TTGTTTGAAAAATGGATTGGTCTCTTTTTACTTCTTAATTCTTTAGCCTATCCATGCCAAAAAGTAACCATTAGTTTCAAGCAGTATGAGAATCTTATCCATATTCACCAAAAAGGTTGCGACAATGAAGTGGTGTGCAGAACGCTCATCTCTATCGCTTTATTGGAAAGTTCTTTAGGGTTGAACAACAAGCGCGAAATTTCCCTAAAAGACACTTCCTATTCCATGTTTCACATCACTTTGAACACCGCTAAAAAATTCTACCCCACCTATTCTAAAACGCTTCTCAAGTTCAAATTGCTCAATGATGTGGATTTTGCGATTTCATTGGCTAAAAGAATTTTGAAAGAAAATTTTGATTATTACAAACAAAAACACCCTAATAAAAGCGTGTATCAAATAGTAGAAATGGCAGTAGGCGCTTACAATGGGGGAATGAAACACAACCCTAATGGCGCTTATGTGAAGAAATTCCGTTGCATTTATTCTCAGGTGCGCTATAACGGGTAG
- the csd6 gene encoding cell shape-determining L,D-carboxypeptidase Csd6, whose amino-acid sequence MKKVLPALLMGFVGLNASDRLLEIMRLYQKQGLEVVGQKLDSYLADKSFWAEELQNKDTDFGYYQNKQFLFVADKSKPSLEFYEIDNNMLKKINSSKALVGSKKGDKTLEGDLATPIGVYRITQKLERLDQYYGVLAFVTNYPNLYDTLKKRTGHGIWVHGMPLNGDRNELNTKGCIAIENPLLSSYDKILKGKKAFLITYEDKFFPSTKEELSMILSSLFQWKEAWTRGDFERYMRFYNPNFTRYDGMKFNAFKEYKKRVFAKNEKKNIAFSSINVIPYPNSQNKRLFYVAFDQDYKAYQQNKLSYSSNSQKELYVEIENNQVSIIMEK is encoded by the coding sequence TTGAAAAAGGTATTACCGGCTTTATTAATGGGGTTTGTGGGCTTGAATGCTAGTGATCGTTTGTTAGAAATCATGCGTCTTTATCAAAAGCAAGGCTTGGAAGTGGTGGGTCAAAAGCTGGATTCTTATTTGGCGGATAAATCTTTTTGGGCAGAAGAGCTTCAAAACAAGGACACGGATTTTGGCTATTATCAAAACAAGCAGTTTTTATTTGTGGCGGATAAATCCAAGCCTAGTTTAGAGTTTTATGAAATAGACAACAACATGCTTAAAAAAATCAACAGCTCTAAAGCCCTTGTAGGCTCTAAAAAGGGCGATAAGACTTTAGAGGGCGATTTGGCTACGCCTATTGGGGTGTATCGTATCACGCAGAAATTAGAGCGCTTGGATCAATATTATGGCGTTTTGGCTTTTGTAACGAATTACCCTAATTTGTATGACACCTTGAAAAAACGCACCGGGCATGGCATTTGGGTGCATGGAATGCCTTTAAATGGCGATCGAAATGAATTGAACACCAAGGGCTGTATTGCGATTGAAAACCCTCTTTTAAGCTCTTATGATAAAATATTAAAAGGCAAAAAAGCGTTCCTTATCACCTATGAAGACAAGTTTTTCCCCAGCACCAAAGAAGAATTGAGCATGATTTTAAGCTCCCTTTTTCAATGGAAAGAAGCCTGGACTAGGGGCGATTTTGAACGCTACATGCGTTTTTATAACCCCAATTTCACTCGCTATGATGGCATGAAATTCAACGCTTTTAAAGAGTATAAAAAAAGGGTGTTTGCGAAAAATGAAAAAAAGAATATCGCTTTTTCTTCTATCAATGTGATCCCTTACCCCAATTCCCAGAACAAACGCCTATTTTATGTGGCGTTTGACCAAGATTACAAAGCCTACCAGCAAAACAAGCTCTCTTATAGCTCTAATTCTCAAAAAGAACTCTATGTAGAGATTGAAAACAATCAAGTGTCTATTATAATGGAAAAATAG
- the rplI gene encoding 50S ribosomal protein L9, whose translation MKVLLLEDVKNLGKAGEVCEVKDGYGNNFLIANKKAKLATNEVINKYKAEVKKKAEKEALEKAQKLQMVETLQTITLTIHKKVGANGSLFGAITKEEITERLKEQHASLNLDKKDIELKHPIKSTGIYEIEVKLGSGVVGAFKIDVVAE comes from the coding sequence ATGAAAGTTCTATTATTAGAAGATGTGAAAAATTTAGGCAAAGCGGGTGAAGTGTGTGAGGTTAAAGATGGCTATGGGAATAACTTTTTAATCGCTAACAAAAAAGCCAAACTCGCCACTAACGAAGTGATCAACAAATACAAAGCTGAAGTTAAAAAGAAAGCGGAAAAAGAAGCCCTAGAAAAGGCGCAAAAATTGCAAATGGTAGAAACCTTACAAACCATCACGCTGACTATCCACAAAAAAGTCGGCGCGAACGGCTCTTTATTTGGAGCGATCACTAAAGAAGAGATCACGGAGCGTTTGAAAGAACAGCATGCGAGTTTAAATTTAGATAAAAAAGACATTGAACTCAAACACCCGATTAAAAGCACAGGGATTTATGAGATTGAAGTCAAGCTTGGATCGGGGGTTGTGGGCGCGTTTAAAATTGATGTGGTGGCTGAGTAG
- the dapB gene encoding 4-hydroxy-tetrahydrodipicolinate reductase has protein sequence MKIGVYGASGRIGKLLLEELKEGYKGLALSSVFVRQKCETDFSSFLHAPLVTNDLKAFVRACECVIDFSLPKGVDNLLEALLECPKILVSGTTGLEKETLEKMQQLALKVPLLHAHNMSLGIMMLNQLAFLTSLKLKDADIEIIETHHNLKKDAPSGTALSLYETCAKARGYDEKSALTTHRGGLRSKESIGIAALRGGDVAGKHTIGFYLEGEYIELSHTATNRSIFAKGALEVALWLKDKAAKKYEINEMFG, from the coding sequence ATGAAAATCGGTGTTTATGGAGCGAGCGGTCGTATAGGGAAACTGCTTTTAGAAGAATTAAAAGAGGGTTATAAGGGATTAGCGCTATCTAGCGTGTTTGTCAGGCAAAAATGCGAAACAGATTTCAGCTCTTTTTTGCATGCCCCTTTAGTAACCAACGATTTAAAAGCGTTTGTGAGGGCATGCGAATGCGTGATTGATTTTTCTTTACCTAAAGGCGTGGATAATCTGCTAGAGGCTCTTTTAGAATGCCCTAAAATTTTAGTTTCTGGCACGACCGGTTTAGAAAAGGAAACGCTAGAAAAAATGCAACAATTAGCCTTAAAAGTGCCACTTTTGCACGCGCACAACATGTCTCTTGGGATTATGATGCTCAACCAATTAGCCTTTTTAACTTCTTTGAAATTAAAAGATGCGGATATTGAAATTATAGAAACGCACCACAATCTCAAAAAAGATGCCCCAAGCGGCACGGCGTTGAGTTTGTATGAAACTTGCGCTAAGGCTAGGGGGTATGATGAAAAAAGCGCTCTTACCACTCACAGAGGAGGTTTGCGCTCTAAAGAAAGCATTGGCATAGCCGCTTTAAGGGGGGGCGATGTCGCTGGGAAGCACACGATAGGGTTTTATTTAGAGGGCGAATACATAGAGCTTAGCCATACGGCGACTAACCGATCTATTTTTGCTAAAGGGGCTTTAGAAGTGGCCCTGTGGCTTAAGGATAAAGCCGCTAAAAAATATGAAATCAACGAGATGTTTGGTTGA
- the cag3 gene encoding type IV secretion system outer membrane cap subunit Cag3 — translation MFRKLATAISLIGLLTSNTLYAKEISEADKVIKATKETKETKKEAKRLKKEARQRQQIPDHKKPQYVSVDDTKTQALFDIYDTLNVNDKSFGDWFGNSALKDKTYLYAMDLLDYNNYLSIENPIIKTRAMGTYADLIIITGSLEQVNGYYNILKALNKRNAKFVLKINENLPYAQATFLRVPKRSDPNAHTLDKGASIDEDKLFEQQKRAYFNYANDVICRPNDEVCSPLRDEMVAMPTSDSTTQKPNIIAPYSLYRLKETNNANEAQPSPYATQTAPENSKEKLIEELIANSQLIANEEEREKKLLAEKEKQEAELAKYKLKDLENQKKLKALEAELKKKNAKKPRVVEVPISPRTSNPDETMRVVKEKENYNGLLVDKETTIKRSYQGTLISENSYSKKTPLNPNDLRSLEEEIKSYYIKSNGLCYANGISLYVKIKNDPYKEGMLCGYESIQNLLSPLKDKLKYDKQKLQKALLKDSK, via the coding sequence ATGTTTAGAAAACTAGCAACCGCTATATCGCTCATAGGCTTACTAACCTCTAACACTCTTTATGCTAAAGAAATAAGTGAAGCCGATAAGGTCATTAAGGCCACTAAAGAAACTAAAGAAACCAAGAAAGAAGCTAAACGACTCAAAAAAGAAGCCAGACAGCGCCAACAGATCCCTGATCATAAGAAACCTCAATATGTTTCTGTTGATGACACAAAAACTCAAGCACTTTTTGATATATACGACACCTTGAATGTGAATGACAAAAGCTTTGGGGATTGGTTTGGTAATAGCGCTTTGAAAGACAAAACCTATCTCTACGCTATGGATCTATTGGATTACAACAACTATCTATCCATAGAAAACCCCATTATCAAAACAAGAGCAATGGGAACCTATGCGGATCTCATCATCATCACAGGCTCACTAGAACAAGTCAATGGGTATTACAACATTCTAAAAGCGCTCAACAAACGAAACGCTAAGTTTGTCTTAAAAATCAATGAAAACCTGCCTTACGCCCAAGCGACTTTTTTGAGAGTGCCAAAAAGAAGCGATCCCAATGCCCATACGCTTGATAAGGGAGCGTCAATTGATGAGGATAAGCTTTTTGAACAACAAAAACGCGCGTATTTCAACTACGCCAACGATGTGATCTGCAGACCCAATGATGAAGTGTGTTCGCCCCTAAGAGATGAAATGGTAGCTATGCCCACTAGCGATAGCACTACTCAAAAACCTAATATCATTGCTCCTTATAGCTTGTATAGACTAAAAGAGACAAATAACGCCAATGAGGCTCAACCATCACCTTATGCCACTCAAACCGCTCCTGAAAACAGCAAAGAGAAGCTCATAGAAGAGCTAATCGCTAACTCCCAACTCATAGCCAATGAAGAAGAGAGGGAAAAGAAACTCTTAGCAGAAAAAGAAAAACAAGAGGCTGAATTGGCTAAATACAAGCTCAAAGACTTAGAAAATCAAAAGAAACTAAAAGCTTTAGAAGCAGAGTTGAAAAAGAAAAATGCTAAGAAACCTAGAGTAGTGGAAGTGCCTATTTCTCCTAGAACAAGTAATCCTGATGAAACAATGAGAGTTGTCAAGGAAAAAGAAAATTATAATGGATTGTTAGTGGATAAAGAAACCACGATCAAACGAAGCTATCAAGGGACTTTGATTAGTGAAAATTCTTACAGCAAAAAAACACCTCTCAACCCTAATGACTTGAGAAGCTTAGAAGAAGAAATTAAGAGCTACTATATTAAGTCTAATGGCTTGTGTTATGCTAATGGCATCAGTCTCTATGTCAAAATCAAAAACGACCCCTATAAAGAGGGAATGCTGTGTGGCTATGAGAGCATTCAAAATCTGCTCTCACCTCTAAAGGACAAGCTCAAGTACGACAAGCAAAAGTTACAAAAAGCGTTACTGAAAGATTCAAAGTAA
- the glnA gene encoding type I glutamate--ammonia ligase yields MIVRTQNSESKIKEFFEFCKENEVEFVDFRFSDIKGTWNHIAYSFGALTHGMFKEGIPFDASCFKGWQGIEHSDMILTPDLVRYFIDPFSADVSVVVFCDVYDVYKNQPYEKCPRSIAKKALQHLKDSGLGDVAYFGAESEFFIFDSIKIKDASNSQYYEVDSEEGEWNRDKSFENGVNFGHRPGKQGGYMPVPPTDTMMDIRTEIVKVLNQVGLETFVVHHEVAQAQGEVGVKFGDLVEAADNVQKLKYVVKMVAHLNGKTATFMPKPLYGDNGSGMHTHVSVWKNNENLFSGETYKGLSELALHFLGGVLRHARGLAAFTNASTNSYKRLIPGYEAPSILTYSANNRSASVRIPYGISKNSARFEFRFPDSSSNPYLAFGAILMAGIDGVKNKIDPGEAMDINLFKLTLDEIREKGIKQMPHTLRRSLEEMLADKQYLKEGQVFSEEFIQAYQSLKFNAEVFPWESKPHPFEFITTYSC; encoded by the coding sequence ATGATAGTAAGAACTCAAAATAGTGAAAGCAAGATCAAAGAATTTTTTGAATTTTGCAAAGAAAATGAAGTGGAATTTGTGGATTTTAGATTCAGCGATATCAAAGGCACTTGGAATCACATTGCTTATTCTTTTGGGGCTTTAACGCATGGCATGTTTAAAGAGGGGATTCCTTTTGATGCGAGTTGTTTTAAAGGCTGGCAAGGCATTGAACACTCCGATATGATTTTAACCCCCGATTTGGTGCGTTATTTCATTGATCCTTTTAGCGCGGATGTGAGCGTGGTCGTGTTTTGCGATGTGTATGATGTGTATAAAAACCAGCCTTATGAGAAATGCCCTAGAAGTATCGCTAAAAAAGCCTTACAGCATTTAAAAGATTCAGGTTTGGGCGATGTGGCTTATTTTGGTGCAGAGAGCGAATTTTTCATCTTTGATTCCATTAAAATTAAAGACGCTTCCAATTCCCAATACTACGAAGTGGATAGCGAAGAGGGCGAATGGAATCGGGATAAGAGCTTTGAAAATGGCGTGAATTTTGGGCATAGACCAGGCAAGCAAGGAGGCTATATGCCTGTGCCGCCAACGGATACGATGATGGATATTCGCACAGAAATCGTGAAAGTCTTAAACCAAGTAGGGCTAGAAACTTTTGTCGTCCATCATGAAGTCGCGCAAGCGCAAGGCGAAGTGGGCGTGAAATTTGGGGATTTAGTGGAAGCCGCTGATAATGTCCAAAAACTCAAATACGTGGTTAAAATGGTCGCTCATTTAAATGGGAAAACCGCCACTTTCATGCCAAAACCCCTATACGGGGATAACGGGAGCGGGATGCACACCCATGTGAGCGTTTGGAAAAACAACGAAAACCTTTTTAGCGGCGAAACTTACAAGGGCTTGAGTGAGTTGGCGTTGCATTTTTTAGGGGGTGTGTTGCGCCACGCTAGAGGGTTAGCCGCTTTCACTAACGCTTCCACTAATTCTTACAAACGCCTAATTCCTGGCTATGAAGCCCCATCTATTTTAACTTATTCGGCTAATAACAGGAGCGCGAGCGTGCGTATCCCTTATGGGATTTCTAAAAATAGTGCTAGGTTTGAATTCAGATTCCCGGACAGCTCATCAAACCCCTACTTGGCTTTTGGGGCTATTTTAATGGCGGGCATTGATGGCGTTAAAAATAAGATTGATCCCGGCGAAGCGATGGATATTAACCTTTTCAAATTGACTTTAGATGAAATCCGAGAAAAGGGTATCAAACAAATGCCCCACACTTTAAGGCGATCGTTAGAAGAAATGCTAGCCGATAAACAGTATTTAAAAGAGGGTCAGGTCTTTAGCGAAGAATTTATTCAAGCTTATCAGTCTCTTAAATTCAACGCTGAAGTGTTCCCATGGGAGAGCAAACCCCATCCTTTTGAATTTATCACCACTTATTCATGCTAA
- the hslV gene encoding ATP-dependent protease subunit HslV, with product MFEATTILGYRGEMGGKKFALIGGDGQVTLGNCVVKANATKIRSLYHNQVLSGFAGSTADAFSLFDMFERILESKKGDLFKSVVDFSKEWRKDKYLRRLEAMMIVLNLDHIFILSGTGDVLEAEDNKIAAIGSGGNYALSAARALDSFAHLEPRKLVEESLKIAGDLCIYTNTNIKILEL from the coding sequence ATGTTTGAAGCGACGACGATTTTAGGCTATAGAGGGGAGATGGGGGGTAAGAAGTTCGCGCTCATTGGAGGCGATGGGCAGGTAACTTTAGGCAATTGCGTAGTCAAAGCCAATGCGACAAAAATCAGAAGCTTGTATCACAACCAGGTTTTAAGCGGGTTTGCCGGGAGCACTGCGGACGCTTTTAGTTTGTTTGATATGTTTGAGCGCATTTTAGAGAGCAAAAAAGGGGATTTGTTTAAAAGCGTGGTGGATTTCAGTAAAGAATGGCGCAAAGATAAGTATTTACGCCGACTGGAAGCGATGATGATCGTTTTAAATTTGGATCACATTTTCATTTTGAGCGGAACAGGCGATGTTTTAGAGGCTGAAGACAATAAGATCGCTGCTATTGGGAGTGGGGGGAATTACGCCTTAAGTGCGGCTAGGGCTTTAGATAGTTTCGCTCATTTAGAGCCTAGAAAACTTGTAGAAGAGTCCTTAAAAATCGCAGGGGATCTTTGCATTTACACCAACACGAATATTAAAATTTTGGAGCTTTAA